In Candidatus Glassbacteria bacterium, the following proteins share a genomic window:
- the madL gene encoding malonate transporter subunit MadL, with product MIVYGVAILSGCMLVGLIVGEALGALIGVKANVGGVGISMILLILLSERYKDELNLKARTGRGIGFWSAMYIPVVVAMAAQQNVLAAITGGAVAVLAGSAAVVLSFVMVMLIGKFNRTN from the coding sequence TTGATAGTTTACGGGGTAGCAATCTTATCAGGATGCATGCTGGTCGGCCTGATAGTCGGCGAGGCACTGGGCGCGCTGATCGGAGTGAAGGCCAATGTCGGTGGAGTGGGTATCTCGATGATCCTGCTGATTCTCCTCTCGGAGCGATATAAGGATGAGCTGAATCTGAAGGCAAGAACCGGCAGAGGGATCGGCTTCTGGAGCGCGATGTATATACCCGTGGTTGTCGCGATGGCGGCGCAGCAGAATGTGCTGGCGGCGATCACCGGTGGCGCGGTTGCGGTCCTGGCCGGTTCCGCCGCTGTAGTCTTGAGTTTCGTGATGGTAATGCTGATCGGCAAATTCAACAGGACGAACTGA
- a CDS encoding L-seryl-tRNA(Sec) selenium transferase: protein MLKDIVSTTRMLANPVIQLLGEQFPKRLVKETIKAVLQELRDTVLAAPADQPAAIDLSAGSVACEVARRVRAKSRPGLGPAINATGIILHTGLGRAPLADTARDALARAVENYCTLEIDVASGRRGSRHAHVEELLRLLTGAEAAIVVNNNAAAVLLVLNTLADQREVLVSRGQLVEIGGSFRMPDVMRLSGAEMIEVGTTNRTHLADYEKAIAERTALVQTVHPSNYRIRGFTSEVPLAELKPLCDSRTLPLVHDIGSGCLLDFTGYGLPPEPVVVQSIRDGADVVTFSGDKLLGGPQCGIAVGRKKYVDMLKNNPLSRALRCDKMVYAALEATLKLFLDEKVLFDQLPVLRMAAAGVEELEQRAKKFIEAVRPEAGDSIKLEIIDGESQMGSGAMPACGIPTRLVAIGGERVSADELARRLRLGDPPVFGRIAEDRYLLDLRTVHPRETDTLAGLVGGALKNCRSKPVKSADGNHPARPGRNSPG, encoded by the coding sequence ATGCTGAAAGATATTGTCAGCACCACGAGAATGCTCGCCAACCCGGTGATTCAGCTTCTCGGCGAGCAATTTCCCAAGCGGCTGGTCAAAGAGACAATCAAGGCAGTCCTGCAGGAATTGCGCGACACGGTCCTGGCGGCTCCTGCGGATCAGCCGGCTGCTATCGATCTGTCCGCCGGCTCTGTCGCGTGCGAGGTTGCCCGGCGGGTTCGCGCTAAATCCCGTCCCGGTCTCGGCCCGGCGATCAATGCCACCGGGATTATCCTGCATACCGGTCTGGGCAGGGCGCCGTTGGCCGATACGGCCAGGGATGCACTGGCCCGGGCGGTGGAGAATTACTGCACGCTGGAGATCGATGTGGCCTCGGGCAGGCGCGGCAGCCGTCATGCCCATGTCGAGGAACTGCTCCGCCTGCTGACCGGCGCCGAGGCTGCGATCGTGGTCAACAATAATGCCGCCGCGGTCCTGCTGGTGCTCAATACGCTGGCCGACCAGCGGGAGGTGCTGGTTTCCAGGGGCCAGTTGGTGGAGATCGGCGGATCGTTCAGGATGCCGGACGTGATGCGCCTCAGCGGCGCGGAAATGATCGAGGTCGGCACCACCAACAGGACCCACCTCGCCGACTATGAAAAAGCGATCGCCGAGCGTACGGCGCTGGTGCAGACAGTCCACCCCAGTAACTACCGGATCAGGGGTTTTACCAGCGAGGTCCCCCTTGCGGAATTGAAACCGCTCTGCGACTCCCGCACTCTGCCGCTTGTCCATGATATCGGCAGCGGCTGCCTGCTGGATTTCACGGGCTACGGTTTGCCGCCGGAACCCGTGGTCGTTCAGAGTATCCGCGACGGCGCGGACGTGGTCACTTTCAGCGGAGACAAGCTGCTCGGTGGTCCTCAGTGCGGTATCGCGGTGGGCCGGAAAAAATACGTGGACATGCTGAAAAACAACCCTCTCAGCCGCGCCCTGCGCTGCGATAAAATGGTCTACGCGGCGCTGGAGGCCACCCTGAAACTTTTCCTGGATGAGAAGGTGCTGTTCGATCAGTTGCCCGTCCTGCGGATGGCAGCCGCCGGTGTGGAGGAACTGGAACAACGGGCAAAGAAGTTTATCGAAGCTGTGCGCCCGGAAGCAGGCGATAGTATCAAGCTTGAGATAATCGACGGTGAATCGCAGATGGGCAGCGGTGCGATGCCGGCCTGCGGAATCCCGACCCGTCTGGTGGCTATCGGCGGTGAGCGGGTTTCCGCCGACGAGCTTGCGCGCCGTCTGCGGCTGGGCGATCCGCCCGTATTCGGCCGGATTGCCGAGGACCGTTACCTGCTGGACCTGCGCACGGTCCATCCCCGCGAGACGGATACGCTCGCCGGGCTTGTTGGCGGAGCCTTAAAAAACTGCCGGAGCAAGCCCGTGAAATCGGCTGACGGCAACCACCCAGCCCGGCCAGGCAGGAATTCACCCGGATGA
- a CDS encoding DUF1080 domain-containing protein, giving the protein MKRLTALLLLAFGSYLVLTCGSSRSAPEKFTPLFDGGSLRGWVNVNCAPETWTVGDGMIVCTGLPMGILRTEKMYENYVLELEWRHTKAGGNAGLFIHSDDLPAVGSPFSRSIEVQIMDGNAGDVFAIKGASLIPENRHPRGWMRALPSRDRMNPTGEWNRYRVVSKDGMVELHVNGDLVTRAFNCNPRKGYICLESEGSEVHFRNIRIAELPSSPLPPEVVAQEDRGYSSLYNGLDFRGWKWVAGHEGHWTVEDNVINYDGQSEAEREEKNLWSEGEFEDFAMIVDWRLAGEPSLKDWFIILPDGSVALEENGDSLTASVMNAGDSGIYLRGSSKSQVNIWNLPVGSGEVYGYRTDLSMPPEVRRAVTPVMNADNPVGEWNRFEITVAGSVLNVELNGKHVIRAAELPGMPARGPVALQHHGDHLQFCNVYVRELR; this is encoded by the coding sequence ATGAAACGTTTAACCGCTCTGCTGCTGCTCGCTTTCGGTTCGTACCTTGTGCTTACCTGCGGTTCATCACGGAGCGCGCCGGAGAAGTTCACGCCGCTCTTCGACGGCGGCAGCCTGCGGGGCTGGGTAAATGTCAACTGCGCTCCGGAGACCTGGACCGTCGGCGACGGGATGATTGTCTGCACCGGCCTGCCCATGGGTATCCTGCGTACGGAAAAGATGTACGAAAACTACGTACTCGAACTCGAGTGGCGTCACACCAAAGCCGGCGGCAATGCCGGGCTGTTCATCCACTCCGATGACCTGCCGGCGGTCGGTTCGCCCTTCTCGCGTTCGATAGAGGTGCAGATCATGGACGGCAATGCCGGCGATGTGTTCGCGATCAAGGGCGCTTCGCTTATCCCGGAAAACCGTCACCCCCGGGGCTGGATGCGCGCATTGCCCAGCCGGGACCGGATGAACCCCACCGGAGAGTGGAACCGCTACCGGGTAGTGAGCAAGGACGGCATGGTGGAATTGCATGTCAACGGCGACCTGGTTACAAGGGCTTTCAACTGCAACCCGCGCAAAGGGTATATCTGCCTGGAGAGCGAGGGCAGCGAGGTGCATTTCAGGAATATCCGGATCGCCGAACTGCCGTCCTCGCCGCTCCCGCCCGAGGTGGTGGCGCAGGAAGACCGGGGATATAGCAGCCTGTACAACGGGCTGGACTTCCGCGGCTGGAAATGGGTGGCGGGCCACGAGGGGCATTGGACGGTCGAGGATAACGTGATAAACTATGACGGCCAGAGCGAGGCTGAGCGCGAGGAGAAAAACCTGTGGAGTGAAGGGGAGTTCGAAGATTTCGCGATGATCGTCGACTGGCGACTGGCCGGTGAGCCGTCCCTCAAGGACTGGTTCATCATCCTGCCCGACGGCAGCGTGGCGCTCGAGGAGAACGGGGACTCGCTGACCGCCTCGGTGATGAATGCAGGTGACAGCGGAATTTACCTGCGCGGCAGCTCCAAAAGCCAGGTCAATATCTGGAACCTGCCGGTCGGTTCCGGCGAGGTATACGGTTACCGCACCGACCTGAGCATGCCCCCGGAAGTGAGACGGGCGGTGACCCCGGTTATGAACGCGGATAACCCTGTCGGAGAGTGGAACAGGTTCGAGATAACGGTGGCGGGCAGCGTGCTGAACGTGGAGCTTAACGGAAAGCACGTTATCCGGGCCGCGGAACTGCCCGGAATGCCTGCGCGCGGACCGGTCGCCCTGCAGCACCACGGCGACCATCTGCAGTTCTGCAACGTGTATGTCAGGGAACTGAGGTAA
- the madM gene encoding malonate transporter subunit MadM, with product MKTLLEICGRVLAENGLITAFALVGIIIYLSYFLSNKLTNGRLHGSAIAISTGLLLAYLGGALTGGQKGIADIAVFAGIGLMGGSMLRDLAIVSTAFGAGLDELRKAGLAGIVSLVLGVVVSFAVGALTAFAFGYTDPVAITTIGAGAVTYIVGPVTGTALGANSEIIALSITAGLVKSILVMLSTPLVADFIGLNNPQSAVIYGGMMGTTSGVAAGLGAVDPKLVPYGAMPATFYTGLGCLVVPSLFFLIVRGLMG from the coding sequence ATGAAGACACTGCTTGAAATCTGCGGCCGGGTGCTCGCTGAAAACGGCCTGATAACAGCTTTCGCTCTGGTAGGAATTATTATTTATCTGTCCTACTTTCTCTCCAATAAACTTACAAATGGAAGACTGCATGGATCGGCGATAGCTATCTCGACCGGCTTGCTGCTTGCCTATCTCGGCGGTGCACTCACAGGCGGCCAGAAAGGGATAGCCGACATCGCGGTCTTCGCGGGAATAGGTTTAATGGGCGGCTCGATGTTGCGGGACCTCGCAATTGTCTCCACCGCTTTCGGAGCCGGCCTGGATGAGCTCCGCAAAGCAGGCCTGGCGGGTATTGTATCCTTGGTGCTGGGCGTGGTCGTTTCTTTTGCCGTCGGCGCGTTGACGGCGTTCGCATTCGGCTATACCGATCCTGTCGCAATCACCACTATCGGCGCTGGAGCGGTAACCTATATTGTCGGACCTGTTACTGGTACTGCCTTAGGGGCCAATTCCGAGATTATTGCGCTGAGCATCACCGCCGGTCTGGTCAAATCGATTCTGGTCATGTTGAGCACGCCGCTGGTCGCGGATTTCATCGGACTGAATAACCCCCAGTCGGCGGTAATCTACGGCGGGATGATGGGCACCACCAGCGGCGTGGCGGCCGGTCTCGGCGCGGTGGACCCCAAGCTGGTGCCCTACGGAGCGATGCCGGCTACTTTTTACACGGGCCTGGGCTGCCTGGTGGTGCCTTCGCTGTTTTTCCTGATTGTACGGGGACTGATGGGTTGA
- the selD gene encoding selenide, water dikinase SelD gives MQMLPPVSDPNLLVDTSTADDGGVYRLSDELALVNTVDVITPLVDDPYQYGQIAAANSLSDIYAMGGKPVTALNIVGFSEKKVDLETIAEIIRGATDKAAEAGCPIVGGHTIKDEELKFGLALTGTVHPQKFVRNSTARPGDTLILTKPLGMGIMTTALKAGKLTDEEIGRITSIMVRLNRTASELMVSFGAHAATDVSGFGLLGHAHEVARGSGVGLTLDAGAIPYLPEALARTMQSGFISGGTSKNKEFLESVVSFSPDVSEHERMIFFDAQTSGGLLISIAPETAEELLAALHREGDREAAVIGRVSAENPGRIAVVK, from the coding sequence ATGCAAATGCTGCCGCCTGTCTCGGATCCGAACCTGCTGGTCGATACCAGCACCGCGGATGACGGCGGAGTGTATCGTCTGAGCGATGAGCTGGCCCTGGTCAATACGGTGGACGTGATCACGCCGCTGGTCGATGATCCCTACCAGTACGGCCAGATCGCGGCCGCCAATTCGCTCAGCGACATCTACGCCATGGGCGGCAAGCCTGTTACCGCGCTGAATATCGTCGGCTTCTCGGAAAAGAAAGTCGATCTGGAAACAATCGCCGAGATAATCCGCGGTGCCACTGATAAAGCCGCCGAGGCCGGCTGCCCGATCGTGGGCGGGCACACGATCAAGGACGAGGAGCTGAAGTTCGGCCTGGCGCTTACCGGCACGGTCCACCCGCAGAAATTTGTCCGCAACTCCACCGCCCGTCCCGGCGACACGCTGATCCTGACCAAGCCGCTCGGCATGGGAATCATGACCACGGCGCTGAAAGCCGGCAAGCTCACCGATGAAGAGATCGGGCGGATCACCTCGATTATGGTCCGCTTGAACAGGACGGCCTCGGAGCTGATGGTGTCGTTCGGGGCCCACGCGGCCACGGATGTTAGCGGGTTCGGCCTGCTGGGCCACGCCCACGAGGTCGCCAGGGGCAGCGGAGTGGGGCTGACTCTGGACGCCGGGGCGATACCGTATCTGCCGGAAGCGCTGGCCCGGACCATGCAGTCGGGGTTTATCTCCGGCGGGACGTCCAAAAACAAGGAATTTCTCGAGAGCGTGGTCAGTTTCAGCCCGGATGTGAGCGAGCACGAGCGGATGATCTTTTTCGACGCCCAGACCTCCGGCGGCCTGCTGATCTCTATCGCGCCCGAGACCGCCGAGGAGTTGCTGGCGGCCCTGCACCGGGAAGGAGACCGCGAGGCTGCCGTAATCGGCCGGGTCAGCGCTGAGAATCCCGGGAGAATCGCCGTGGTCAAATAA
- a CDS encoding sugar phosphate isomerase/epimerase: MNESGRIISRRGFIGLGGGILGAAALAACGGAKAPAGSSAVPAGHSASQAYCGFRMGVQSWCFREWDLDRMIAGMKELDLGHIELAPSVHLPLDSDAGVVRETMAKLDDAGITIDAFGVERVANDEAQARKAFEFGRTLGVIAISVYPVYDALPLVDRLAGEYGIPVGIHNHGPEDELYATPEMFRERIKDLSPMVGLCVDSGHYGRSGVNPVAVVEEFGERVRMVHLKDMVPDDSNEYGWSDRVVGQGMLDLPGMMNRLVEIGFDGPFSLEYESEPSAPVQPLKQCLAAIAEVC, from the coding sequence ATGAATGAGTCCGGACGAATAATTTCCAGGCGAGGTTTTATCGGTCTGGGTGGCGGGATACTGGGAGCCGCGGCGCTGGCGGCCTGCGGCGGCGCTAAGGCTCCCGCCGGGAGCAGCGCCGTGCCGGCCGGACATTCTGCATCGCAGGCTTACTGCGGGTTCAGGATGGGTGTGCAGAGCTGGTGTTTCCGGGAGTGGGACCTGGACCGGATGATAGCCGGGATGAAAGAACTGGACCTCGGCCACATCGAACTGGCCCCGAGCGTCCATCTGCCCCTTGACTCGGACGCGGGAGTGGTCCGGGAGACGATGGCGAAACTGGATGATGCCGGAATTACAATCGATGCGTTCGGGGTGGAGCGGGTGGCCAACGACGAGGCGCAGGCCAGAAAGGCATTCGAGTTCGGCAGAACGCTGGGGGTTATCGCCATCAGCGTCTACCCGGTCTACGACGCCCTGCCGCTGGTCGACAGGTTGGCCGGCGAGTACGGCATCCCGGTGGGAATCCACAACCACGGCCCGGAAGACGAACTATACGCCACCCCGGAGATGTTCCGCGAGCGGATAAAAGACCTGTCGCCCATGGTCGGCCTCTGTGTCGACAGCGGGCATTACGGCCGCTCGGGTGTCAATCCGGTGGCGGTTGTCGAGGAGTTCGGCGAGCGCGTGCGAATGGTCCATCTCAAAGACATGGTGCCCGACGACAGCAATGAGTACGGCTGGTCGGACCGGGTTGTGGGCCAGGGGATGCTCGACCTGCCCGGGATGATGAACAGGCTGGTGGAAATCGGTTTCGACGGGCCTTTTTCGCTGGAATACGAAAGCGAGCCATCCGCACCGGTCCAACCACTCAAGCAGTGCCTGGCCGCGATAGCCGAGGTCTGCTGA
- a CDS encoding AMP-binding protein, which yields MPDIPLIATAQRSLESRAVISSGRTYTCRELLDASLRVASSLLDRQKDLEEQRIAFLVPPGFQYVAVQWGIWRAGGIAVPLCVVHPQPELEYVVADSDAATVLCHPAFEEKLRPVAEKTNRRFVSTTDALEAEPGSLPEISSARRAMILYTSGSTGKPKGVVTTHDNIEAQAMSLIEAWGWSPDDHILNVLPLHHIHGIINVLTCALRTGAVCEFLPKFDAAEVWDRIINGNLTLFMAVPTVYVKLIAFWDAASPQERDTMSAACEQLRLMVSGSAAAPVSMIEKWRTLSGHVLLERYGMTEIGMALSNPLNGSRVPGYVGAPLPNMQVRLVDENGEVVSQGDQGEIQVRGPAVFSEYWRKPGATRESFRDGWFCTGDVSVVENGNYRILGRKSVDIIKTGGYKVSALEIEEVLRTHPGIKDCAVVGVEDPEWGERVSAAVVIADGGSLTLDSLRSWAREKIAAYKLPARMRIFDDLPRNNMGKVTKPEIVQLFMSGDEVDRI from the coding sequence ATGCCTGATATTCCTCTCATCGCAACCGCCCAACGCAGCCTGGAAAGCCGCGCTGTCATATCCTCAGGGAGAACATATACCTGCCGCGAACTGCTGGACGCCTCCCTCAGGGTGGCGTCGAGTCTCCTTGACCGCCAGAAAGATCTGGAGGAGCAGCGGATTGCCTTTCTGGTCCCTCCCGGCTTTCAGTACGTGGCCGTCCAATGGGGAATCTGGCGTGCCGGCGGAATCGCGGTTCCGCTCTGCGTAGTCCATCCTCAGCCGGAGCTGGAATACGTTGTCGCAGACTCGGATGCGGCGACTGTGCTCTGCCATCCCGCGTTTGAAGAGAAGCTTCGGCCGGTCGCGGAGAAGACAAACCGGCGGTTTGTCTCGACCACCGACGCGCTTGAAGCAGAACCGGGTTCGCTGCCCGAAATCAGTTCCGCACGGCGGGCGATGATTCTCTACACCAGCGGCTCGACCGGAAAACCCAAGGGAGTCGTCACCACCCATGATAATATCGAAGCCCAGGCGATGTCGCTGATCGAAGCCTGGGGCTGGTCCCCCGATGATCACATCCTGAACGTGCTCCCCCTTCATCACATCCACGGGATCATTAACGTGCTCACCTGCGCGCTCAGGACAGGCGCGGTCTGCGAATTCCTGCCAAAGTTCGATGCCGCTGAAGTCTGGGACCGAATTATAAATGGAAATCTGACGCTGTTCATGGCCGTTCCAACCGTTTATGTAAAGCTCATTGCATTCTGGGATGCGGCTTCCCCGCAGGAGCGGGATACCATGTCCGCCGCCTGTGAACAGTTGCGGCTGATGGTTTCCGGGTCGGCGGCCGCACCGGTCAGCATGATCGAAAAATGGCGGACTCTCAGCGGGCACGTACTCTTGGAGCGCTATGGAATGACTGAAATCGGCATGGCTTTATCCAATCCGCTCAACGGCAGCAGAGTACCGGGCTATGTGGGCGCTCCCCTGCCGAATATGCAGGTCAGGCTCGTGGATGAAAACGGGGAAGTGGTGAGTCAGGGAGATCAGGGAGAGATTCAGGTCAGGGGGCCCGCTGTCTTTTCGGAATACTGGAGAAAGCCCGGGGCTACCCGGGAAAGCTTCCGCGACGGCTGGTTTTGCACCGGTGATGTATCCGTTGTCGAAAACGGCAACTACCGCATTCTCGGCCGGAAATCGGTGGATATTATCAAAACCGGCGGCTACAAAGTATCCGCGCTGGAAATCGAAGAGGTGCTCCGGACCCATCCCGGGATTAAGGATTGCGCCGTGGTCGGAGTCGAGGATCCTGAATGGGGCGAGCGCGTGAGCGCCGCGGTTGTGATCGCCGACGGGGGCTCTTTAACGCTGGATTCTCTTCGCTCGTGGGCCAGGGAAAAAATCGCGGCATACAAGCTGCCTGCCCGGATGCGGATTTTCGACGATCTGCCCCGCAACAACATGGGCAAGGTCACCAAGCCGGAAATCGTGCAACTGTTTATGAGTGGTGATGAAGTCGATCGAATCTGA
- the selB gene encoding selenocysteine-specific translation elongation factor gives MKHTIIGTAGHIDHGKTMLLKALTDIDADRLPEEKLRGMTIDLGYVFYGPDVSIIDVPGHEKFIKNMLAGITTIDSVILVIAADDGIMSQTREHFDILRLLDVRRGIIALTKIDLVDRDWLELVKEEVSAFVAGTLLKDAPVVCLSSRTGEGIAEFRAVLEQEIREAPARDDKGIFRYWIDRSFVLKGIGNVVTGTVLAGSLRAGDRLELLPRGREVRARKIQVHNEEVAESGVGQRAAINLTGVERDEVERGDMLASPGYFSPTCMVNARLYLLESAQPLKNRTRIRLHLGCRELLARVVPLVGKAVAPGEATVVQFRLEEPVAADTGDRFIIRSYSPPVTIGGGTILEVHPEKLKYLGARDIQQLEELEQAGADRLILHHLASTPLAPKTTGQLSRALALPENRVRETVEQLLGEGVLTGLGRKTVKAVMLTGELEKVCRRAVEYLESFHEQNPYLNGIKQSELKSKLLENADSAAWEVVLRMLTASGQAVLRGEAIALEGHAVEFSVRDREPAAGIEDLYSRAGFTTPSLRDVAGRFQELGEQRAADIVRGLIEMGRLVEIMPEADKRVIFHRSAVEKAEKVLVELLRQNGEIRVSEFREKIGCSRKYATPLLIHFDQRGLTERSGNIRRLRET, from the coding sequence ATGAAACACACGATTATCGGCACCGCCGGCCATATCGACCACGGCAAGACCATGCTGCTCAAAGCCCTGACTGATATCGACGCGGACAGGCTGCCGGAGGAAAAGCTGCGCGGCATGACTATCGATCTGGGTTACGTGTTCTACGGACCCGACGTGAGCATAATCGATGTGCCGGGGCACGAGAAGTTTATCAAAAACATGCTGGCCGGCATTACCACTATCGATTCGGTGATCCTGGTAATCGCCGCCGATGACGGGATCATGTCCCAGACCCGGGAGCATTTCGACATCCTGCGCCTGCTGGATGTCCGTCGCGGGATTATTGCGCTGACCAAGATCGACCTCGTCGACCGGGACTGGCTGGAGCTGGTCAAAGAGGAAGTCTCAGCGTTCGTGGCCGGTACGCTCCTCAAGGATGCGCCGGTTGTGTGCCTCTCCAGCCGGACAGGGGAGGGGATTGCGGAGTTCCGGGCGGTGCTGGAGCAGGAGATTCGCGAAGCCCCGGCCAGGGATGACAAGGGTATCTTCCGTTACTGGATCGACAGATCGTTTGTCCTCAAGGGGATCGGCAATGTTGTCACCGGCACTGTCCTGGCCGGCAGCCTGCGCGCCGGCGACAGGCTGGAGCTGCTGCCGCGGGGCAGAGAGGTCAGGGCGCGAAAAATTCAGGTGCATAATGAGGAGGTAGCCGAGAGCGGCGTGGGTCAGCGTGCGGCGATCAACCTGACAGGTGTCGAGCGGGATGAGGTCGAGCGCGGCGACATGCTGGCCAGCCCCGGTTATTTTTCGCCCACCTGTATGGTCAACGCCAGGCTGTACCTGCTCGAAAGCGCTCAGCCACTGAAGAACAGGACCAGAATCAGGCTTCACCTCGGCTGCCGGGAACTGCTGGCCAGGGTTGTGCCGCTGGTTGGGAAAGCGGTTGCGCCGGGGGAGGCGACTGTGGTGCAGTTCAGGCTTGAGGAACCGGTGGCTGCCGATACCGGCGACAGGTTTATCATCCGCAGTTACTCGCCTCCGGTCACGATCGGCGGCGGGACGATCCTGGAGGTGCACCCCGAGAAACTGAAATATCTGGGGGCGCGGGATATCCAGCAGCTCGAGGAGCTGGAGCAGGCCGGAGCCGACCGGCTGATTCTGCACCACCTGGCCTCGACGCCCCTGGCGCCGAAAACAACCGGACAGTTGAGCCGGGCACTGGCTCTGCCGGAAAACCGCGTGCGCGAAACCGTGGAACAGCTGCTGGGCGAGGGAGTTCTGACAGGACTCGGGCGGAAAACCGTCAAAGCGGTAATGCTGACCGGGGAGTTGGAAAAAGTATGCCGCAGGGCGGTTGAATATCTGGAAAGTTTCCATGAACAAAACCCGTATCTGAACGGAATCAAGCAGTCGGAGCTGAAAAGTAAATTGCTGGAAAATGCCGATTCCGCGGCCTGGGAGGTTGTCCTGCGGATGTTGACGGCCAGCGGTCAGGCTGTGCTGCGGGGCGAGGCGATCGCGCTGGAGGGCCACGCTGTCGAATTCAGCGTGCGGGACAGGGAGCCTGCGGCCGGAATCGAGGATCTCTACAGCCGGGCCGGTTTCACGACCCCGTCGCTGAGGGATGTGGCCGGACGGTTTCAGGAGCTTGGCGAGCAGAGAGCAGCGGATATCGTCCGGGGACTGATCGAGATGGGCCGGCTGGTTGAAATCATGCCGGAAGCGGACAAGCGGGTGATTTTCCACCGCAGCGCCGTGGAAAAGGCGGAAAAGGTTCTGGTTGAATTATTACGGCAAAATGGTGAGATTAGGGTGTCGGAATTCCGCGAGAAGATCGGCTGCTCGCGTAAATACGCAACACCGCTGCTGATTCATTTCGACCAGCGCGGTCTGACCGAACGCAGCGGAAATATCAGGCGGCTGAGAGAAACGTAA
- a CDS encoding MBL fold metallo-hydrolase has protein sequence MTAAGRFYAVLLSVGLPIWVFAQGMPADLLPSRQILAEIRAHEDGVAVWWTGHNGWLIKAGGVLLGTDLVLEAADRIQRSPVTTAELAGELDISFVTHEHGDHFNNKVSRELARSSDCMFVVPQNCVAKARELGIPEDRIRVAVPGEPFEIQGVRVLPIRALHGHKQFSLHSKANFEDCGYLITIGGKTFLQPGDSILLQDHLELENVDVLFFSPTEHNMHIRQSVILINELEPDYILPQHRDTYRQTPENRYWANGYPVEVRTHLSRTLQERYHILEQGECLLVK, from the coding sequence ATGACTGCTGCCGGACGTTTTTATGCGGTACTCTTATCAGTGGGCTTACCCATTTGGGTATTCGCGCAGGGGATGCCGGCAGACCTTCTTCCCTCCAGGCAGATCCTCGCCGAAATCCGTGCTCACGAAGACGGCGTGGCTGTCTGGTGGACCGGTCATAACGGCTGGCTGATCAAGGCGGGAGGGGTTCTGCTCGGGACGGACCTGGTTCTCGAAGCGGCGGACCGTATCCAGCGCTCACCCGTCACTACCGCGGAACTGGCGGGGGAACTGGACATCTCATTCGTCACTCACGAGCATGGTGATCATTTCAACAATAAAGTGTCGCGGGAACTGGCCCGGAGCTCGGACTGCATGTTTGTCGTTCCGCAAAACTGCGTGGCCAAGGCACGGGAACTCGGAATACCCGAAGACCGCATCCGGGTGGCTGTACCGGGAGAACCATTCGAAATCCAGGGTGTCCGCGTGCTGCCGATACGGGCGCTCCACGGACACAAGCAATTTTCGCTTCACAGTAAAGCTAATTTTGAGGACTGCGGATACCTGATCACGATCGGCGGGAAAACTTTCCTGCAGCCCGGCGATTCCATCCTGCTGCAGGATCACCTGGAATTGGAAAATGTGGACGTCCTCTTTTTCTCGCCCACCGAACACAACATGCACATTCGCCAGTCGGTTATCCTGATCAACGAACTGGAACCGGATTACATCCTGCCGCAGCACCGCGACACCTACCGGCAGACGCCGGAGAACCGTTACTGGGCGAACGGATACCCCGTCGAAGTGAGGACGCACCTTTCGCGCACGCTCCAGGAGCGTTACCACATTCTGGAGCAGGGGGAATGCCTGCTTGTGAAGTGA